From the genome of Candidatus Aminicenantes bacterium, one region includes:
- the purB gene encoding adenylosuccinate lyase yields the protein MIERYTNPEMGSLWKDQNRYRTWLLVEIAVCEAWAKLGKIPAGALKTIKAKAAFDVERIDAIEKVVKHDIIAFLTSVNEKVGPDGRFIHMGLTSYDVVDTALSMIMRESLLLVRKRLIELKKILRREAIKHKKTVCMGRTHGIHAEPVTFGFKVLVWYEEIKRHLDRVDRAIDVISVGRISGSVGTYIHLNPKVEVLALKKLGLAPAPVSTQVLQRDRHAEVVGVLALVATSLEKFTLEIRHLQRSEVLELEEPFTKGQKGSSSMPHKKNPVRCERMAGLARLIRGNVQVALENIPLWHERDISHSSAERVILPDSFLLTDYMLTEAIDIIGHWVVNKGRMRANIDATHGLTFSQSVLLALTRKGLSREDAYQLVQRNSLKTWAGVGDFRDLAAADPDIAAALTPDELKACFAIEPYLEKIDYIFERVLSHEG from the coding sequence ATGATCGAGCGCTACACCAATCCCGAGATGGGCTCCCTCTGGAAGGACCAGAACCGCTACCGGACCTGGCTCCTCGTCGAGATCGCCGTCTGCGAGGCCTGGGCCAAGCTAGGCAAGATCCCGGCCGGAGCCCTGAAAACGATCAAGGCCAAGGCCGCTTTCGACGTGGAGCGGATCGACGCCATCGAGAAGGTCGTCAAGCACGACATCATCGCCTTCCTAACCTCGGTCAACGAGAAGGTCGGCCCGGACGGCCGCTTCATCCACATGGGCCTGACCTCCTACGACGTCGTGGATACGGCCCTGTCGATGATAATGCGGGAGTCGCTCCTCCTTGTCCGCAAGCGCCTGATCGAGCTTAAGAAGATTCTGCGGCGCGAGGCGATCAAGCACAAAAAGACCGTCTGCATGGGCCGGACCCACGGCATCCACGCCGAGCCGGTGACCTTCGGGTTCAAAGTGCTGGTCTGGTACGAGGAGATCAAGCGGCATCTCGATCGAGTGGACCGGGCTATCGATGTCATCTCGGTCGGCCGCATCTCGGGCTCGGTCGGGACCTACATCCACCTCAATCCCAAGGTCGAGGTGCTGGCCCTCAAAAAGCTCGGCCTCGCTCCCGCGCCCGTCTCGACCCAAGTGCTGCAGCGCGATCGCCATGCCGAAGTCGTCGGCGTGCTGGCCCTCGTCGCCACCTCGCTCGAGAAGTTCACCCTCGAGATCCGGCACCTCCAGAGGAGCGAAGTGCTGGAGCTCGAAGAGCCGTTCACCAAAGGCCAGAAGGGCTCGTCCTCGATGCCCCACAAGAAGAACCCGGTCCGCTGCGAGCGGATGGCCGGCCTGGCCCGGCTGATCCGCGGCAACGTGCAAGTGGCCTTGGAGAACATCCCCCTCTGGCACGAGCGCGACATCTCCCACTCCTCGGCCGAGCGGGTCATCCTGCCCGACTCCTTCCTCCTGACCGACTACATGCTGACCGAAGCCATCGACATCATCGGCCATTGGGTCGTCAACAAGGGCCGGATGCGCGCGAACATCGACGCCACCCACGGCCTGACCTTTTCCCAGAGCGTCCTGTTGGCCCTGACCCGCAAAGGCCTAAGCCGCGAGGACGCCTATCAGCTCGTCCAGCGAAACAGCCTCAAGACCTGGGCGGGGGTCGGCGACTTCCGGGACTTGGCCGCGGCCGATCCCGACATCGCCGCAGCGTTGACGCCGGACGAGCTCAAGGCCTGCTTCGCCATCGAACCGTATTTGGAAAAGATCGACTACATCTTCGAAAGGGTGCTTTCCCATGAAGGTTAG
- the purS gene encoding phosphoribosylformylglycinamidine synthase subunit PurS → MKVRILVSFKDSVLDPQGQTVRNALHTLGYDAVQDLRQGKVFEVELAGVDRAAAEKLVPEIAGKVLANPIIEKYTWSVIED, encoded by the coding sequence ATGAAGGTTAGAATCCTCGTTTCGTTCAAGGACAGCGTTCTCGACCCCCAGGGCCAAACCGTCCGCAACGCCCTCCACACCCTCGGCTACGACGCGGTGCAGGACCTGCGGCAGGGCAAGGTCTTCGAGGTCGAGCTGGCCGGGGTGGACCGGGCCGCGGCCGAAAAGCTCGTGCCCGAGATCGCCGGCAAGGTCCTGGCCAACCCGATCATCGAGAAGTACACCTGGTCCGTGATCGAGGATTGA
- the purQ gene encoding phosphoribosylformylglycinamidine synthase subunit PurQ — protein MKIGVVLFPGSNCDFDTIHAFKEVLGLPTVPLWHKDHDLQGVDAIVLPGGFSYGDYLRSGAIARFSPLMQEVREFAAKGKPVLGICNGFQVLLELELLPGAMIRNKNLKFLCRHVTIRVENEKTRFTKKAKKGQILNIPIAHFDGNYYAPPETLKAIEAGGQVVFRYCEPDGSLSEESNVNGSLDAIAGLVNKAGNVCGLMPHPERASEKILGSEDGRVILESLIESLG, from the coding sequence GTGAAGATCGGAGTCGTCCTCTTCCCCGGATCGAACTGCGATTTCGACACCATCCATGCCTTCAAAGAAGTGCTGGGCCTGCCGACCGTGCCGCTCTGGCACAAGGACCACGACCTGCAGGGTGTCGATGCGATCGTCCTGCCGGGCGGGTTCTCCTACGGCGACTACCTGCGGTCCGGGGCCATCGCCCGCTTCTCGCCGCTGATGCAGGAAGTGCGCGAGTTCGCGGCCAAGGGCAAGCCGGTCCTGGGCATCTGCAACGGGTTCCAAGTTCTGCTCGAGCTCGAGCTGCTGCCCGGGGCCATGATTCGCAACAAAAACCTCAAATTCCTCTGCCGCCACGTCACGATCCGGGTCGAGAACGAAAAGACGCGGTTCACGAAAAAGGCCAAAAAGGGGCAGATCCTGAACATCCCGATCGCCCACTTCGACGGCAACTATTACGCTCCGCCCGAAACGCTCAAGGCGATCGAGGCCGGCGGCCAGGTCGTGTTTCGCTATTGCGAACCGGACGGCTCGTTGAGCGAAGAGAGCAACGTCAACGGCTCGCTTGATGCGATCGCCGGGCTGGTCAACAAGGCCGGCAACGTCTGCGGCCTGATGCCCCACCCGGAGCGGGCTTCCGAAAAGATCCTCGGTAGCGAGGACGGCCGGGTCATCCTGGAATCGCTGATCGAGAGCCTTGGATGA